One genomic segment of Pseudomonadota bacterium includes these proteins:
- a CDS encoding energy-coupling factor ABC transporter permease, whose product MHIEPGVVDGTKILLSYATAAGAGGLAVAMARETIKSDGGFGALITRSVLATACVFCFFEVLFKYPVGVSEVHLILGATLYLILGAGPTAIGLALGLLAQGLIFAPLDLPQYFMNVTTLIVPLWAVSRLSRRIVPVGTAYVDLRYRQVLALSGVYQGGIIAWVAFWAFYGQGFGAENLANIAAFGGAYLTVIVLEPLIELAALAAVKRFGDLSIPPTLHTRRLRHAG is encoded by the coding sequence ATGCACATCGAACCGGGCGTCGTCGACGGCACCAAAATTTTGCTCTCGTATGCGACCGCGGCCGGTGCGGGAGGCCTCGCTGTTGCCATGGCCAGGGAAACCATCAAGAGCGACGGTGGTTTCGGGGCACTGATCACACGAAGCGTGCTGGCGACGGCATGCGTGTTTTGTTTTTTCGAGGTGCTGTTCAAATATCCTGTCGGCGTATCGGAGGTACATCTCATCCTGGGCGCTACGCTGTACCTGATTCTTGGTGCTGGCCCCACCGCCATCGGGCTTGCGCTGGGACTGCTGGCGCAGGGGCTGATATTTGCGCCTTTGGATCTGCCCCAATATTTTATGAACGTTACAACGCTGATCGTGCCGCTCTGGGCCGTTTCGCGTTTGTCCAGGCGCATCGTGCCTGTGGGCACCGCGTACGTTGATCTCCGATACCGACAGGTCTTGGCCCTTTCCGGAGTCTACCAGGGTGGCATCATCGCCTGGGTCGCGTTCTGGGCCTTCTACGGCCAAGGTTTCGGCGCGGAAAACCTCGCCAATATCGCAGCGTTTGGTGGCGCTTACCTGACGGTGATCGTGCTCGAGCCACTGATCGAACTCGCTGCGCTGGCTGCGGTAAAGCGCTTCGGGGATCTTTCGATCCCGCCGACGCTGCACACCCGTCGGCTTCGCCACGCCGGCTGA
- a CDS encoding AAA family ATPase, with protein sequence MATQKCIITGGPGSGKTSLIEALTLRGYAHSPEVSRRLIREQMAIEDGVLPWQSLPAFAALAVEAMLRDHDLVEPQAGIVFFDRGLPDVFGYLRNSGLEIPDHWKRAHDHCTYAQQVFILPPWPEIYVNDDERPQTLDESRALHAEISRAYEQLGYELIEVPKIRVDQRADFVLEQLCST encoded by the coding sequence ATGGCGACCCAGAAATGCATCATCACCGGAGGGCCCGGAAGCGGGAAAACGTCGCTCATCGAGGCGCTCACTTTACGGGGCTACGCGCACTCGCCGGAGGTGTCGCGGCGGCTTATCCGCGAGCAGATGGCAATCGAGGACGGCGTGCTGCCCTGGCAATCACTACCGGCGTTTGCCGCCCTCGCCGTTGAAGCGATGCTGCGCGACCATGATTTGGTTGAGCCTCAGGCCGGCATTGTGTTCTTTGATCGCGGACTCCCCGATGTCTTTGGCTATCTGCGCAATAGCGGCCTGGAAATACCGGATCATTGGAAAAGAGCGCACGATCACTGCACCTATGCCCAGCAGGTCTTCATCCTGCCGCCCTGGCCAGAGATTTACGTCAACGACGACGAGCGACCACAAACGTTGGACGAATCGAGGGCACTGCACGCGGAGATTTCGCGCGCCTACGAACAGCTGGGATATGAACTGATTGAAGTACCCAAGATCCGCGTCGATCAGCGCGCTGACTTCGTTTTGGAACAACTATGCTCAACTTGA
- a CDS encoding glycerophosphodiester phosphodiesterase family protein, with amino-acid sequence MLITGHRGGPGPGYPENAIETFAYLLAHGPMLIETDVRKTSDGQLVLLHDETLDRTTTGNGPVAEKTLAQIKALKLIDNNGKETSFRIPTLTQALAWARGRAILQLDVSRVLR; translated from the coding sequence ATGCTGATAACCGGACATCGGGGTGGGCCAGGGCCAGGTTATCCGGAAAATGCGATTGAGACCTTTGCATACCTGCTAGCACACGGACCGATGCTCATCGAAACCGATGTACGCAAAACGAGTGACGGCCAGCTGGTTCTCCTTCATGACGAGACGCTCGATCGAACCACAACCGGCAACGGGCCGGTTGCCGAAAAAACGCTTGCGCAGATCAAGGCTCTCAAGCTCATCGACAACAACGGAAAGGAAACGTCGTTTCGAATTCCAACGCTGACACAGGCCTTAGCTTGGGCACGCGGACGCGCAATCCTCCAGCTGGATGTTAGCCGGGTGTTGAGATAG
- a CDS encoding S41 family peptidase produces the protein MKSTVDPKRRQAGVLLALLLALGAVAPVLAGTRMLRYPDVHAEQVVFSYAGDLWLAPISGDTPARRLTSHPGLELFPRFSPDGTQVAFTGQYRGDDQVYVIDIAGGEPRQLTWYPTDGPLPARWGVEHQVYGWKPDGSAVLFRSQREDFNDRRLYTVDLAGGLPQVLPMPRAGSGDFSPDGTQIVYSPLFRDFRTWKRYQGGWAQNLYVYNLNETSSSQLTSHIRTERDPVWLSSGIYFVSDRNGKLELYGPGANGASQAKLTDSDGWDIKWASGDGDQQIVYEAAGTIGHFDAATGRQQLLDITVPDDRVRRTLRRIDASKQIEGYDLSSDGKRVLFTARGDVFSAPVEHGITRNLTQRGNAHDREATWSPDGSLVAFVSDRSGEEQIYVVPHDGGEARALTPSRAARIYGLSWAPDGESLAFRDHTGRVRVVDLEGQETDVVYTTLDGVNDYVWSPDSRYLAFSQEMESGMNAVFVWSANSGDTRMVTDGFFQAFGPAFGADGEHLFFVGDREYAPQIGSFEWNYVVDRESRVYALALNTDSPNPFGPRNDETGKSDDDESKDKEEDDEDEEMRVEIDFDGIARRVIRLPIDASNIFGVQSVDGGLIYLTGSPFVYGRQGPTPNKLFRFDFEKRESKELATSFRGLSVPSSGKYLLLRTGDGFSRIEVSDGDKKTQVSTANLIVHRAPAEEWPVVFDEVWRRFRDYFYVANLHGYDWEALREQYRPLVADVSTREDLNTLMGEMIAELNAGHAYVSGGDLQAGDRSSVGLLGARFELDGDHYRFTHIYDGDNAEPKYRAPLNEVGVNISEGDYLLAVNGRTLTAADNPYSLLTDLGSQPVELLVNDKPTEKDARRVLVDPISGESNLIYLEWVEKNRRYVAEKTDGKVGYLHIPDMGSAGIYEFIKWYYPQRRMQGLVVDVRGNGGGNVSQMILRRLMLKPLGYGYQAHRTAVQSYPGPAFNGHMVALISEDSASDGDIFPHYFRKAGLGPLIGKRSWGGVVGITNHGPLIDGGSVNVPEFGIGDAENGWIVEGEGVPPDIEVANDPATGADAQLDRGIAEVMAKIEADPPQWPAKPADPVKLD, from the coding sequence ATGAAGTCAACCGTTGACCCAAAGCGGCGCCAGGCGGGCGTCCTGCTGGCGTTGCTGCTTGCCCTGGGCGCCGTTGCGCCGGTCCTCGCAGGCACGCGTATGCTGCGTTATCCAGACGTTCACGCTGAGCAGGTCGTATTCAGCTACGCTGGCGACCTGTGGCTGGCACCTATCAGTGGTGACACGCCCGCTCGTCGCCTGACCTCCCATCCCGGTCTTGAGTTGTTTCCTCGCTTTTCACCAGACGGTACTCAGGTCGCGTTTACGGGACAATACCGGGGTGATGATCAGGTTTATGTGATCGACATAGCCGGCGGCGAGCCGCGGCAGCTGACATGGTATCCCACCGACGGTCCCCTGCCCGCCCGCTGGGGTGTCGAGCATCAGGTCTACGGCTGGAAGCCGGATGGGTCCGCGGTGCTATTTCGATCGCAGCGTGAGGATTTTAACGACCGACGCCTTTACACCGTCGACCTCGCTGGTGGCTTGCCCCAGGTGTTGCCCATGCCGCGAGCTGGCTCTGGCGATTTCTCGCCAGACGGCACCCAGATTGTTTACTCGCCGCTGTTTCGCGACTTCCGGACGTGGAAACGTTATCAGGGCGGCTGGGCACAGAATCTCTACGTGTACAACCTAAACGAGACCAGCTCGAGCCAGCTCACCAGCCATATCCGCACCGAGCGCGATCCGGTCTGGCTGAGCAGCGGCATCTACTTTGTCTCCGATCGGAATGGAAAGCTTGAGCTTTACGGTCCTGGCGCCAACGGCGCTAGTCAGGCCAAGCTCACTGACAGCGACGGCTGGGACATCAAGTGGGCCAGCGGTGACGGAGATCAGCAGATTGTCTATGAAGCCGCCGGCACCATCGGTCATTTCGACGCTGCGACCGGCCGGCAGCAGCTGCTGGACATCACCGTACCGGACGACCGGGTACGTCGCACGTTGCGCCGCATCGACGCGTCCAAGCAAATCGAAGGGTACGACCTTTCAAGCGACGGAAAGCGGGTCCTTTTTACTGCCCGCGGTGACGTGTTCAGCGCGCCGGTCGAGCACGGCATCACCCGCAACCTGACGCAACGCGGCAACGCCCACGATCGCGAGGCCACCTGGTCTCCGGACGGATCACTGGTGGCCTTCGTCAGCGACCGTAGCGGCGAGGAACAGATTTACGTGGTGCCGCACGACGGCGGCGAAGCCAGAGCACTGACGCCCTCGCGGGCCGCCCGGATCTATGGCTTGAGCTGGGCGCCGGATGGCGAGTCGCTCGCTTTCCGAGACCATACCGGCCGAGTTCGGGTAGTGGACTTGGAAGGACAGGAGACCGACGTGGTTTACACCACGCTGGATGGCGTCAATGACTACGTCTGGTCGCCAGATTCTCGCTACCTGGCGTTCAGCCAGGAAATGGAAAGCGGTATGAACGCGGTCTTTGTGTGGTCTGCGAACAGCGGTGACACCCGGATGGTGACCGACGGTTTCTTCCAGGCGTTCGGGCCAGCCTTCGGCGCTGACGGGGAGCACCTGTTTTTTGTCGGTGACCGCGAGTATGCCCCGCAGATTGGCTCGTTTGAGTGGAACTACGTTGTTGATCGCGAGAGCCGCGTGTACGCACTTGCCCTCAACACCGACTCACCCAACCCCTTTGGTCCGCGTAACGACGAAACCGGGAAGTCTGACGACGACGAATCCAAAGACAAAGAGGAAGATGATGAGGACGAAGAAATGCGGGTGGAGATCGACTTTGACGGCATCGCGCGACGCGTGATTCGTCTGCCGATCGACGCGTCCAACATCTTCGGCGTTCAGTCGGTTGACGGTGGGCTGATTTACCTCACCGGGAGCCCCTTTGTTTACGGCCGTCAGGGCCCAACGCCAAATAAACTCTTCCGCTTCGACTTCGAGAAGCGAGAGAGCAAAGAGCTGGCCACCAGTTTCCGCGGGCTTTCCGTGCCCAGCAGCGGCAAGTACCTGCTGCTCCGCACGGGCGATGGCTTCTCGCGGATAGAGGTGAGCGACGGTGACAAGAAGACCCAGGTGAGTACGGCTAACCTGATTGTCCACCGCGCACCCGCCGAGGAGTGGCCAGTGGTCTTTGACGAGGTTTGGCGCCGCTTCCGCGACTACTTCTACGTCGCCAATCTGCACGGCTACGACTGGGAAGCGCTCCGCGAGCAGTATCGACCGCTGGTTGCGGACGTCTCGACCCGCGAGGACCTCAACACCCTCATGGGTGAGATGATCGCGGAGCTGAACGCAGGGCATGCCTATGTGTCCGGCGGTGACCTGCAGGCCGGTGATCGGTCGTCGGTAGGACTCCTGGGAGCCCGGTTTGAGCTCGACGGAGACCACTATCGGTTTACCCACATCTATGACGGCGACAACGCCGAGCCGAAGTATCGAGCGCCGCTGAACGAAGTGGGCGTCAATATCAGCGAAGGCGATTACCTGCTGGCCGTGAATGGCCGAACGCTAACCGCCGCCGACAACCCCTATTCGCTGCTGACCGACCTCGGATCGCAGCCGGTTGAGCTGCTGGTGAACGACAAGCCGACCGAAAAGGATGCTCGGCGTGTGCTGGTGGATCCGATCTCTGGCGAGAGCAACCTGATCTACCTGGAGTGGGTGGAGAAAAACCGCCGCTACGTGGCGGAGAAGACCGACGGCAAGGTCGGCTACCTGCACATTCCCGATATGGGCTCAGCCGGCATCTACGAATTCATCAAGTGGTACTACCCACAGCGACGTATGCAGGGACTGGTGGTCGACGTGCGGGGTAATGGCGGTGGCAACGTATCGCAGATGATTCTGCGGCGGCTGATGCTCAAGCCGCTGGGTTACGGCTATCAGGCGCACCGCACGGCGGTGCAAAGCTATCCGGGGCCGGCGTTCAACGGCCACATGGTGGCGCTGATCAGCGAAGACTCAGCCTCGGACGGCGACATCTTCCCGCACTATTTCCGCAAGGCGGGGCTTGGGCCACTGATCGGCAAACGCTCCTGGGGCGGTGTGGTCGGTATCACCAACCACGGCCCGCTGATCGATGGCGGCAGCGTCAACGTTCCGGAATTCGGGATTGGCGACGCGGAAAACGGCTGGATTGTTGAGGGTGAGGGTGTGCCGCCAGACATCGAGGTGGCTAACGACCCGGCCACCGGCGCGGACGCCCAGCTCGATCGGGGTATCGCAGAGGTGATGGCCAAGATCGAAGCGGATCCGCCGCAGTGGCCGGCCAAGCCGGCTGATCCGGTGAAGCTGGACTAA
- the rocF gene encoding arginase, translated as MSNIISDTVRIIGVPMDLGASRRGTDMGPSALRVAGLGRSLRELGHTVAIEEDIPVPAMETRGAESATARFKSEILSVCETLCARVKRCLDEGEKPLVLGGDHSIAMGTVSGVAAHYREQKKSLGLIWFDAHGDMNTPGSSPTGNIHGMPLAHLLGKGDPDLSAIGGYVGKLDPSCVALVGIRDIDDDERRIIRESGIHAYTMRDIDEKGMARVASEIINVVAEHTDGFHVSFDVDGCDPAVIPGSGTLVPGGVNFREAHLLLEMCADTHRMTSMEVVELNPFLDSGNVSAERAMGMILSAFGKRIL; from the coding sequence ATGAGCAACATCATCAGCGATACGGTTCGAATCATTGGCGTTCCCATGGATCTGGGTGCAAGCCGCCGTGGCACCGATATGGGGCCTTCAGCGCTTCGCGTTGCCGGCCTGGGTCGCTCGCTGCGCGAACTCGGGCATACGGTGGCCATTGAGGAAGATATTCCTGTTCCTGCCATGGAGACCCGCGGCGCCGAGTCGGCGACCGCACGATTCAAGTCCGAGATACTGAGCGTCTGTGAGACGCTTTGTGCCCGCGTGAAGCGGTGTCTAGACGAAGGCGAGAAGCCGCTGGTGCTGGGTGGCGATCACTCGATCGCGATGGGCACCGTCTCGGGTGTTGCGGCCCACTACCGCGAACAAAAAAAATCACTCGGGCTCATCTGGTTCGACGCCCATGGAGACATGAATACGCCGGGTTCGTCGCCTACCGGCAACATTCACGGCATGCCGCTGGCACACCTCCTGGGAAAGGGAGACCCGGACCTCAGCGCCATCGGTGGCTATGTCGGCAAGCTTGACCCGTCTTGTGTCGCGCTGGTGGGGATCCGGGATATCGACGACGACGAGCGCCGCATCATCCGCGAATCCGGAATCCACGCCTACACAATGCGTGACATCGACGAAAAAGGGATGGCTCGGGTGGCCAGTGAAATTATCAACGTGGTGGCGGAACACACCGACGGATTCCACGTGAGTTTCGACGTGGACGGCTGTGATCCGGCCGTGATTCCAGGCTCTGGAACGCTGGTTCCGGGCGGCGTGAACTTTCGCGAGGCGCACCTTTTGCTGGAGATGTGTGCCGATACACACCGGATGACGTCGATGGAAGTGGTGGAGCTAAACCCTTTTCTTGACTCGGGAAATGTGAGCGCCGAACGAGCCATGGGTATGATTCTCAGTGCGTTTGGTAAGAGAATACTTTAA
- a CDS encoding M28 family peptidase: protein MAIADAIAQSKPRRSILMAFVGAEEQGLLGSKFLAREPTFHPGKIAANVNFDSGNIWGATRDITFIGKGKSSLDEVTAMVAKMEGRVVLGDQFPDKGFFYRSDQFSLAKIGVPALYLSGGTDFIGQPEGWGARKMGEYTTRNYHQPSDELTADWNFDGMVNDARFGFYCGMIAANADEMQQWKPGDEFEAARKAALAEVADPAEGAGQP from the coding sequence ATGGCGATTGCGGACGCGATTGCCCAAAGCAAGCCGCGGCGATCCATATTAATGGCGTTTGTCGGCGCCGAAGAGCAGGGCCTTCTGGGATCCAAGTTTCTGGCCCGCGAACCCACCTTCCACCCCGGTAAGATCGCCGCCAACGTCAATTTCGACAGCGGCAATATCTGGGGCGCCACGCGCGACATCACCTTTATCGGGAAGGGCAAGTCCAGCCTGGATGAGGTGACCGCCATGGTGGCCAAAATGGAGGGCCGGGTCGTGCTGGGAGACCAGTTCCCCGACAAAGGCTTTTTCTACCGCTCTGACCAGTTCAGCCTGGCGAAGATCGGCGTGCCCGCCCTATACCTCAGCGGCGGCACCGACTTTATCGGGCAGCCAGAGGGCTGGGGTGCACGGAAGATGGGTGAATACACCACCCGCAACTATCACCAGCCCAGCGACGAACTCACCGCGGATTGGAATTTCGACGGGATGGTCAACGACGCGCGCTTCGGGTTTTACTGCGGCATGATCGCCGCCAACGCTGACGAGATGCAGCAGTGGAAACCCGGTGACGAGTTTGAGGCCGCGAGAAAAGCGGCGCTGGCGGAGGTTGCAGACCCCGCCGAGGGGGCAGGGCAGCCTTAA
- a CDS encoding ATP-binding protein produces the protein MTADKQAPEVRVSFPFSALQGQADLQCALLLCAIDPMIGGLLIQGPRGTAKSTSARALAALLPAGRFVNLPLAASEEKLVGSLDIDAALKGAGVQFQPGLLAQAHGGVLYVDEVNLLADHLVDLLLDVSASGVNIIERDGISHSHEARVVLIGTMNPEEGELRPQLLDRFGLFVALEDAPDLATRERIVTTRLAFDQNPKAFVEAQASQEAALREQVSTARKKLQLMDFTSSQIARVSERCSQAQVEGVRADLTLLRAARAHAALEGRTNITEMDFNRVEPWVLAHRRRDGLPANREAATNRDEGDIHTQHPQAKSAGQPAEADMATPGEPPQQSAGESAGDSADGPTRETSNRSSDVDWGELRAPRSPPRAAVKGVRPIPVPPKKP, from the coding sequence ATGACGGCCGACAAACAGGCCCCGGAGGTGCGGGTCAGCTTCCCATTCTCAGCTCTTCAGGGGCAGGCCGATCTTCAGTGCGCGCTGCTGCTCTGTGCCATTGACCCGATGATCGGCGGCCTGCTGATCCAGGGACCTCGCGGCACCGCAAAGTCCACGAGCGCTCGCGCTCTCGCTGCGCTGCTGCCAGCCGGGCGTTTTGTGAATCTGCCGCTCGCCGCTAGCGAGGAAAAGCTGGTCGGTTCGCTGGACATCGACGCCGCGCTCAAGGGTGCGGGGGTGCAGTTCCAGCCAGGGCTGCTGGCGCAGGCTCATGGCGGCGTACTCTACGTTGATGAGGTCAACCTGCTAGCTGACCATCTGGTTGACCTGCTGCTGGACGTGAGTGCCAGCGGCGTCAACATTATTGAACGCGACGGTATCTCCCATTCTCACGAGGCACGCGTAGTGCTGATCGGGACTATGAATCCCGAAGAGGGCGAGCTTCGACCGCAGCTCCTCGACCGCTTTGGGCTGTTCGTGGCGCTTGAAGACGCACCTGACCTTGCCACTCGAGAGCGCATCGTGACTACCCGGCTCGCCTTCGATCAAAACCCGAAGGCCTTCGTCGAAGCTCAGGCATCACAGGAGGCAGCGCTGCGCGAGCAGGTGTCCACGGCGAGAAAAAAACTGCAACTCATGGACTTCACAAGCTCGCAGATCGCCCGGGTGAGCGAGCGTTGCAGCCAGGCCCAGGTGGAAGGCGTGCGGGCGGACCTGACGCTTTTGCGAGCCGCGCGCGCTCATGCCGCGCTTGAGGGCCGCACAAACATCACGGAAATGGACTTTAACCGCGTAGAGCCCTGGGTGTTGGCCCACCGTCGACGTGACGGGTTGCCAGCGAATCGCGAGGCGGCGACGAACAGAGACGAGGGCGATATTCATACGCAACACCCGCAAGCGAAGTCGGCGGGGCAGCCTGCAGAGGCCGACATGGCGACACCGGGTGAGCCACCGCAACAATCCGCAGGTGAATCGGCCGGCGATTCAGCTGACGGACCGACACGCGAAACGAGCAATCGGTCGTCGGACGTCGATTGGGGTGAGCTTCGCGCTCCCCGCAGCCCGCCCAGGGCCGCGGTGAAGGGCGTACGGCCGATTCCGGTACCGCCAAAAAAGCCCTGA
- a CDS encoding DUF3299 domain-containing protein has product MQKKDVNVAAPAILNQKAWKILRQLVVLTCLCAVGVAYADEEYRELNWDDLIPESEKAAWTTSREEALDDLLEQASPASMFGALVPELDKQKVKLPGFVVPLESDEVGMMSEFFLVPYFGACIHVPPPPPNQLVYVKLKEPFELKSLWDPFWIEGTLRTKSYESYMGSAGYTMEAGEISPYEWPE; this is encoded by the coding sequence ATGCAGAAAAAGGACGTCAACGTGGCGGCACCAGCGATACTGAACCAGAAAGCCTGGAAGATCTTGCGCCAGCTAGTGGTGCTCACTTGCCTTTGCGCGGTCGGCGTTGCCTACGCTGATGAGGAATACCGCGAGCTCAACTGGGACGATCTGATCCCGGAGTCAGAGAAGGCCGCCTGGACTACCAGCCGTGAGGAAGCACTCGATGATTTGCTGGAGCAGGCCTCCCCAGCCTCGATGTTCGGCGCCCTCGTACCCGAGTTAGACAAACAGAAGGTCAAGCTGCCGGGTTTTGTGGTGCCGCTCGAATCCGACGAGGTTGGCATGATGTCCGAGTTTTTCCTCGTGCCTTATTTCGGCGCCTGCATCCACGTGCCGCCGCCACCACCCAATCAGCTGGTTTACGTCAAGCTCAAAGAGCCGTTTGAGCTGAAGTCGCTGTGGGATCCGTTCTGGATTGAGGGGACCCTCAGAACAAAAAGCTACGAAAGTTATATGGGATCTGCTGGCTACACGATGGAAGCCGGCGAAATCAGTCCCTACGAATGGCCAGAATAG